One segment of Comamonas thiooxydans DNA contains the following:
- a CDS encoding PilN domain-containing protein: protein MILINLLPHREAAKKRRKEAFQVNMVLGALGGLLIAALIYWYFQMMIEGQQNKNNLLRSEIKVLETQIKEIEGLEAEITALRARQKAVEDLQSDRNLPVYMLNELVKQLPDGVYISSIKQEGLSVTMQGTAQSNERISEMLRNLTDGSPWFSKPELMEIVAKTVDVTAKDKRRAAAFTLRFNLTRASDAEKNLQAASSSVKAQ from the coding sequence GTGATACTGATTAACCTTTTACCGCATCGCGAAGCGGCCAAGAAGCGCCGTAAAGAAGCGTTTCAGGTCAATATGGTGCTGGGCGCGCTGGGTGGACTGCTGATCGCAGCACTGATCTACTGGTACTTCCAGATGATGATCGAGGGCCAGCAGAACAAGAACAATCTGCTGCGCTCCGAAATCAAGGTCCTGGAGACACAGATCAAGGAAATCGAAGGCCTGGAGGCTGAAATTACTGCCCTGCGGGCACGCCAGAAGGCCGTCGAGGATCTGCAGTCCGACCGCAATCTGCCGGTGTACATGCTCAATGAGCTGGTCAAGCAACTGCCGGACGGTGTCTACATCAGCAGCATCAAGCAAGAAGGCCTGTCGGTGACCATGCAGGGAACTGCACAGTCGAACGAGCGTATTTCCGAGATGCTGCGCAATCTGACGGATGGCTCGCCCTGGTTCTCCAAGCCGGAGCTGATGGAAATTGTGGCCAAGACTGTTGATGTGACTGCCAAGGACAAGCGCCGTGCAGCTGCATTCACATTGCGCTTCAATCTGACCCGGGCCAGCGATGCAGAGAAAAATCTGCAAGCTGCAAGCTCCTCTGTGAAGGCGCAGTAA